The window AGTCTGTTGCAGATATTGTGAGAGAAATAGATGGAGATAAACTTTTTTCGGGTTGTGGTCTCGGTCTTAAAGAGTGTTCGGAAGATCATCCTTGTCCTATTCATAATGATTTTAAGCATATTCGCCAGAAAATAAAAGATATGCTGGAAAATTCTAAAATTGAAATGTTTGTTAAAAATCTAGATTTGAAATTAACTTTTCTAAAAAAATAAACCACTTAAATAATTAAAAAGATAATAATTTAGAATATAAAAATCATCAAATAATAAAATACTTTAAGGTATTTATATACTATTTAAATTTAATTATTTTAAAACATGAGAATCTTTGTAAATCTATACAAAATGAGAAAATCACTCTTAGTAACAGCTGTTTTGTCTGCATTCATTAGTTTGAATTCCTGCAAACAAAACGAATCTGCTTCATCTGAAAAAAAGCAAGATGCAGAACAGATTAAAACCGACGGAACTACCGAAGAACACAAGTTTGCAATAGCACCTAATGTTCCCTTACCCATTGGTAACCGTGCCGCAAAAAAAGTCATCGTACGACTTGAAACCATTGAAAAAGTGGGCGAGCTTGCAGACGGAACGCAATATAATTTTTGGACGTTCAACGGAACAGTTCCCGGAAGTTTCATCAGAGCAAGAGTGGGAGATGACATTGAACTTCATCTTAAAAACAACGAAAATTCAACCTTTCCTCACAATATAGATTTACATGCAGTAAACGGCCCCGGAGGCGGCGCAGAAGCAACTTTCGTTGCGCCAGGAAAAGAAGCCGTGTTTACTTTTAAAGCAACCAATCCGGGTTTATACGTTTACCATTGTGCCACTGCACCTGTAGGAATGCACATTGCCAACGGAATGTATGGTTTGATTTTAATTGAACCGGAAGGTGGACTGCCAAAAGTGGACAAAGAATTCTACATTATGCAGGGTGATTTCTACACCAAAGGTAAATTTGGAGACAAAGGTCTTCAGGAATTTGATATGGATAAAGCTATTGCCGAACATCCTGATTATGTTGTTTTCAATGGTAATACAGGTGCCTTGTTAGGAGCAAATGAGCTTCAGGCAAAAGTAGGTGAAACCGTAAGATTCTATGTTGGAAATGGTGGACCAAATATGACATCATCATTCCATGTTATTGGTGAAATTTTCGATAAAGTATACATAGAAGGTGGAAGTAAAATTAATGAGAATGTACAAACAACGGTAATTCCTCCGGGCGGAGCTTCAATCGTAGAGTTTAAAGCGACAGTTCCCGGCGAGTATGTGATTGTGGATCACGCGATTTTCAGAGCATTTAATAAAGGTGCTTTAGGTAAAATTAAAATCACCGGAGCAGAAAATCCTTCGGTTTACAAAAAAAACTAAAATTACTTAAGGTTACATTGAGGATCTAAAATATAGAAATAATGAGAATTGTGGTGAGTATGTTTTTTGCAATTGCCGTAACCCTGTTTTCTTGTTCCAGACATTCTAATATGCATGAAAAATCTCCGGATGTTCATAGCCATTTAAAATATGTCTCCAACTCAAAAAAAATGGTAAGAATTGACGGAGGTGTCTATGAAGCTTTTATAGGTAAAGATTCAGGAAGAACTGTAAAAGTAGAAACCTTTTATCTGGACGACAGCCCGGTTACCAATGCAGACTATCTCAGATTTCTTAAAGCAAATCCTCAATGGGCCAAAAGTAAAGTAAAACGTCTTTATGCAGACAGCTCATATCTTCAACATTGGAAAAGTGATTACGAAATACCAGAAAATCTAAGTCTGGATGCACCGGTTACAAATGTTTCCTGGTACGCAGCTAAAGAGTATGCAAGAAGTGTTGGTAAAAGATTACCTACAATTGACGAATGGGAATTTACAGCATTGGCAGATCGCAATTCAAAAAATGCTTCTAAGAAACCTGAGTTTACGGACTATATTTTAAAATCGTATCAGAAAAAGGATAAAAATAAGCAAGTTATTAAACAAGATTTACCTAATTATTATGGTGTTTATGATATGTATGGAATGGTTTGGGAATGGACATTTGATTTTAATTCTGTAATGATGAGCGGAGAATCCCGCAAGGACAATACGACAAACGAATCTCTTTTCTGTGCAGGTGCTGCCATCACTTCCAGTGATCTTAGAAATTATGCCGGATTCGTGAGATATGCACTCAGAGGGAGCCTTAAAGCTGATTACTGTCTGAATAACTTAGGATTCAGATGTGCAAAAAATTTAAATAAATAAAAAATGAAACGGTTACTATATCTTTTGTTTGCATTTTCAATTTTGTCGTGCAGCAAAAAAGAAGAGATTATAAGTCCCGACTCGATTTACAACGTGAGTTCAGTATGGGAAAAACAGGATGGAAGTAAAATTTCCTTTATAGATCTTAAAGGGAAAGTAATTGTAACGACAATGATCTTTACCTCATGTAAAACTGCTTGCCCGAGGCTGACTGCGGAAATGAAAAAAATAGCAAAAGAGGTTGGAAAAGTAGATCCTGATAATATCGAATATTTATTGATTTCTATTGACCCTAAAACAGATACTCCTGAAGTTATGAAGGCTTATCTAAAAACCCATCAGCTTGATGAAAAAGAATGGATGTTTATCCGCAGCAACGAAAACGATACAAGGGAAATTGCCAATATTATGGCCGTGAAGTATAAAGAGATTTCTCCTATTGAATTTTCGCACTCCAATATTATTAGTGTGTATTCAAAAAAAGGTACACTGGCTTACCAGAAAGAAGGCCTTGATAACAATATTCAAAGTACTGCAAAAGAAATTAAAAAGCAACTAGAGTTATAAATTATAAAAAAATTGAAAAATGAAAAAGTTAGTATTAGGTGCAGTTTTATCAGCACTCACAATGATCTCATGCTCAGATAAAAAGCCAACAGAAACAGCGGTAGAATCTAATGTAATGCTTGAAGAGCCTAAGACAATAGATTCTGCAGCAATGGCATCTAAATCTGAAACATTAACACCCGAAGCCGAAGGAAAAGAGTTGTTAGAAGGGATGGATTGTCTGTCATGTCATAAAGTAGACGCTAAATTGGTTGGCCCATCATACCAAGATGTGGCAGCAAAATATACAGAAGCTGATATTGATATGCTTGCGCAGAAAATCATTGATGGCGGAAAAGGAAACTGGGGAGATATCCCAATGACACCTCACTCAGGAATGAGTAAAGAAAATGCTCAGAAGATGGTAAAATATATCCTTTCTTTAAAAAAATAGATAAATATTTAGATAATATTTGGAATTTAAAACAGCTGAACCTGTTTTGATCTCACTTTTCTCTCTGGCATTACGAATCCATGTTTTTTTACTTGCTGAATTTTTAATTATCGTAATGCCATGAAGAGAGTGGCTTTTGAAATGATTGAGTTACAGTTTTTATTTTAAAGATCTGTAATTGAAACAAAGCAATAGTGAAAAATGCAAAAAATTTTAAAATAATAAAAGATAAAAAAGTATTAAATTATGAATACACAGACAGACTTTATAGGAGACATTGTAGCAGAAGATTTTAGAACTGCTGCGATATTCAAAAAATATGGCATCGATTTTTGTTGTAAAGGAGGTAGAACGATAGAAGAAGCGTGTGGTCCGAGAAATTTAGATAGTGATCAAATTTATTCAGACATAGAAAATCTTCCGAAGACTGATGGTAATTCTATTGATTTCAACAGTTGGCCAT is drawn from Chryseobacterium muglaense and contains these coding sequences:
- the nirK gene encoding copper-containing nitrite reductase, whose protein sequence is MRKSLLVTAVLSAFISLNSCKQNESASSEKKQDAEQIKTDGTTEEHKFAIAPNVPLPIGNRAAKKVIVRLETIEKVGELADGTQYNFWTFNGTVPGSFIRARVGDDIELHLKNNENSTFPHNIDLHAVNGPGGGAEATFVAPGKEAVFTFKATNPGLYVYHCATAPVGMHIANGMYGLILIEPEGGLPKVDKEFYIMQGDFYTKGKFGDKGLQEFDMDKAIAEHPDYVVFNGNTGALLGANELQAKVGETVRFYVGNGGPNMTSSFHVIGEIFDKVYIEGGSKINENVQTTVIPPGGASIVEFKATVPGEYVIVDHAIFRAFNKGALGKIKITGAENPSVYKKN
- a CDS encoding formylglycine-generating enzyme family protein; translated protein: MRIVVSMFFAIAVTLFSCSRHSNMHEKSPDVHSHLKYVSNSKKMVRIDGGVYEAFIGKDSGRTVKVETFYLDDSPVTNADYLRFLKANPQWAKSKVKRLYADSSYLQHWKSDYEIPENLSLDAPVTNVSWYAAKEYARSVGKRLPTIDEWEFTALADRNSKNASKKPEFTDYILKSYQKKDKNKQVIKQDLPNYYGVYDMYGMVWEWTFDFNSVMMSGESRKDNTTNESLFCAGAAITSSDLRNYAGFVRYALRGSLKADYCLNNLGFRCAKNLNK
- a CDS encoding SCO family protein, with amino-acid sequence MKRLLYLLFAFSILSCSKKEEIISPDSIYNVSSVWEKQDGSKISFIDLKGKVIVTTMIFTSCKTACPRLTAEMKKIAKEVGKVDPDNIEYLLISIDPKTDTPEVMKAYLKTHQLDEKEWMFIRSNENDTREIANIMAVKYKEISPIEFSHSNIISVYSKKGTLAYQKEGLDNNIQSTAKEIKKQLEL
- a CDS encoding c-type cytochrome; translation: MKKLVLGAVLSALTMISCSDKKPTETAVESNVMLEEPKTIDSAAMASKSETLTPEAEGKELLEGMDCLSCHKVDAKLVGPSYQDVAAKYTEADIDMLAQKIIDGGKGNWGDIPMTPHSGMSKENAQKMVKYILSLKK